A single region of the Neisseria zoodegmatis genome encodes:
- the cysK gene encoding cysteine synthase A, with product MNIARNITDLIGNTPLVELNRLTEGLPGRVVAKLEFFNPGSSVKDRIAASMLDAAEKAGKINQNTTIIEATSGNTGIGLAMVCAARGYKLVITMPESMSKERRMLLRAFGAELILTPAAEGMGGAIAKAKSLVDENPDTYFMPRQFDNEANPQVHRETTAEEIWRDTDGQVDIFVAGVGTGGTVTGVGEVLKARKPEVQVVAVEPEASPVLSGGEKGPHPIQGIGAGFVPSILNTQVYDSIIKASNEDAFTTARAMAEKEGILVGISSGAAVAAALELAKKPENAGKLIVVLIPSYGERYLSTPLFADLA from the coding sequence ATGAATATTGCACGCAACATCACTGATTTAATCGGCAATACCCCGCTGGTAGAGCTGAACCGCCTCACAGAAGGCCTGCCCGGCCGCGTGGTTGCTAAACTAGAATTTTTCAACCCCGGCAGCAGCGTTAAAGACCGCATTGCCGCTTCCATGCTGGACGCTGCGGAAAAAGCAGGCAAAATCAATCAAAACACCACCATCATCGAGGCCACCAGCGGCAATACCGGTATCGGCTTGGCGATGGTTTGTGCCGCCCGCGGTTACAAATTGGTGATTACCATGCCGGAAAGCATGAGTAAAGAGCGTCGGATGTTGCTGCGTGCGTTTGGTGCGGAGTTGATTCTTACCCCCGCAGCGGAAGGTATGGGCGGCGCGATTGCCAAAGCTAAATCGCTGGTTGACGAAAATCCCGACACTTACTTCATGCCACGTCAGTTTGATAATGAAGCGAATCCCCAAGTTCACCGCGAAACCACCGCAGAAGAAATTTGGCGCGATACCGACGGCCAAGTCGATATTTTTGTGGCCGGCGTAGGCACCGGCGGCACGGTAACGGGTGTGGGCGAAGTTTTGAAAGCCCGCAAACCCGAAGTGCAGGTAGTTGCGGTAGAGCCTGAAGCCTCTCCGGTTCTCAGCGGCGGCGAAAAAGGCCCCCACCCTATTCAAGGTATCGGTGCAGGCTTTGTGCCCAGCATTTTAAATACTCAGGTTTACGACAGCATTATTAAAGCTTCTAACGAAGACGCTTTTACCACTGCGCGCGCTATGGCCGAGAAAGAAGGCATTTTGGTGGGCATTTCTTCTGGTGCGGCTGTTGCGGCTGCTTTGGAATTGGCCAAAAAACCTGAAAACGCAGGCAAGCTGATTGTGGTGCTGATTCCTTCTTACGGCGAGCGTTACCTTTCTACTCCATTGTTTGCTGATTTGGCTTAA
- a CDS encoding GNAT family N-acetyltransferase, producing MSLITVLRPATAQDCEHIYNAHRYSVQYTCTRSYDNKILEVWSKLISPAGYLDTIADPNKALWVVEYRGHIQGFFQLDFKEAQLDALYVHPFVHNHGLGTALLQRAEELAIDAGLSFIKLYASLNSVAFYKLNGYESLGEAVLPLSREVAVRCELMRKYL from the coding sequence ATGAGCCTGATTACCGTACTCCGCCCCGCCACCGCCCAAGATTGCGAACACATTTACAATGCCCACCGCTATTCGGTGCAATACACCTGCACCCGCAGCTACGACAATAAAATATTGGAAGTGTGGAGCAAGCTGATCAGCCCTGCCGGTTATCTGGATACCATTGCCGATCCGAATAAAGCCTTATGGGTGGTGGAATACCGTGGCCATATTCAAGGTTTTTTCCAGCTTGATTTCAAAGAAGCGCAGCTGGATGCCCTGTATGTTCACCCCTTCGTACACAATCACGGCTTGGGTACGGCTTTGTTGCAGCGGGCGGAAGAATTGGCCATCGACGCGGGCTTGAGTTTCATCAAACTCTATGCGTCGTTAAATTCGGTGGCATTTTATAAGCTCAACGGATACGAATCGCTGGGCGAAGCGGTTTTGCCGTTAAGCCGGGAAGTGGCGGTGCGATGCGAATTGATGAGAAAGTATCTCTAA
- a CDS encoding P-II family nitrogen regulator, protein MKKIEAIIKPFKLDDVREALTEIGITGMTVTEVKGFGRQKGHTEIYRGAEYAVDFLPKVKVELVLSDADVERAVETIIETARSGKIGDGKIFILPVEEAIRIRTGERSDAAV, encoded by the coding sequence ATGAAAAAAATCGAGGCCATCATCAAGCCGTTCAAGCTTGACGACGTGCGCGAAGCGTTAACCGAAATCGGCATTACCGGCATGACCGTTACCGAAGTGAAAGGCTTCGGCCGCCAGAAAGGGCACACCGAAATTTACCGCGGCGCGGAATACGCGGTGGATTTTCTGCCCAAAGTGAAAGTGGAGTTGGTATTGAGCGATGCCGATGTGGAGCGGGCGGTGGAAACCATTATCGAAACCGCGCGTTCGGGCAAAATCGGCGACGGCAAGATTTTTATTCTGCCGGTTGAGGAGGCAATCCGTATTCGCACAGGCGAGCGGTCGGATGCGGCGGTTTGA
- the purL gene encoding phosphoribosylformylglycinamidine synthase, whose product MSVVLPLRGVAALSDFRIEKLLQKAVASGLPKAELSSEFWYFVSSESALNNETATKLQALLEAERVEKTPEAENSLHLFLITPRIGTISPWASKATDIAHNCGLGEIERIERGMAVWVKGELNAGQKQQWAALLHDRMTESVLLDFQTASQLFAHPEAQTFATVDVLGKGKDALIQANSELGLALSPDEIDYLLENYQALQRNPSDVELMMFAQANSEHCRHKIFNADFILNGEKQPKSLFGMIRDTHNAHPEGTIVAYKDNASIIEGAKIERFYPRADEQQGYRFSEEETHILMKVETHNHPTAIAPFAGAATGAGGEIRDEGATGRGARPKAGLTGFTVSNLNIPGFKQPWEGGYGKPDHISSPLDIMIEGPVGGAAFNNEFGRPNLLGYFRTFEEEFEGQMRGYHKPIMIAGGLGNIQAGQTHKDQIPEGALLVQLGGPGMLIGLGGGAASSMDTGSNAADLDFNSVQRGNPEIERRAQEVIDRCWQLGAGNPIIAIHDVGAGGLSNAFPELVNDAGRGAIFKLRDVPLEEHGLSPMQIWCNEAQERYVLSILPEHLDLFREICERERCPFAVVGTATDDGHLQVRDDLYGNNPVDLPLNVLLGKPPKTTRSDNTVRPSEKPFSGSHIDLKEAAYRVLRLPTVAAKNFLITIGDRSVGGMTHRDQMVGRYQTPVADAAVTMMGFNTYKGETMAMGEKPTVALFDAPASGRMAIGETLTNLAGVNIGDIGNIKLSANWMAACGNTGEDEKLYRTVEAVSQACQELGISIPVGKDSLSMKTVWKDNGAQKSVTSPLSLIITGFAPVQDVRKTVTPKLKNTADSILLTVDLGFGKARMGGSALSQVYNDMAGEAPDIEAGRLKAFYQVIQQLVAEDKLLAYHDRSDGGLFATLAEMAFAARCGLDVRLPENADALSVLFNEELGAVLQVRRADVEAIQQAFSAADLLDAVSEIAVPNNTDILHISKDGEVIFDESRLKLQQTWQETSHQIQRLRDNPECADSEFALLADNQRSALFADLKFDLKEDIAAPFIVSGAKPKIAVLREQGVNGQVEMAAAFTRAGFDAYDVHMSDLMAGRVKLADFQMLTACGGFSYGDVLGAGAGWAKSILFHPELRDQFSAFFERGDTLTLGVCNGCQMVSNLAEIIPGTQGWPKFKRNRSEQFEARLSMVNVPKSPSLILAEMQGSHLPVVVSHGEGRADFAHIGGKISDGLNIALQYVDGLGAVTQTYPLNPNGSPQGIAGVTNADGRVTIMMPHPERVYRTAQMSWHPDDWQDSELSGWYRMFAGARKALG is encoded by the coding sequence ATGTCCGTCGTATTGCCCTTGCGCGGCGTTGCCGCCCTGTCTGATTTCCGCATCGAAAAACTCCTGCAAAAAGCTGTGGCCTCCGGCCTGCCGAAAGCAGAATTAAGCAGCGAATTTTGGTATTTTGTGAGCAGCGAATCCGCGCTGAACAACGAAACCGCAACGAAATTGCAGGCTTTGTTGGAAGCTGAACGTGTCGAAAAAACACCCGAAGCCGAAAACAGCCTGCATTTGTTTTTAATCACCCCGCGCATCGGCACCATTTCGCCGTGGGCATCGAAAGCCACCGACATCGCACACAACTGCGGCTTGGGCGAAATCGAACGCATCGAGCGCGGCATGGCGGTGTGGGTGAAAGGCGAACTGAACGCCGGGCAAAAACAGCAATGGGCTGCCCTCTTGCACGACCGCATGACCGAAAGCGTGCTGCTTGATTTTCAGACGGCCTCGCAGCTCTTCGCCCACCCCGAAGCGCAAACTTTTGCCACCGTTGATGTTTTAGGCAAAGGCAAAGACGCTTTGATACAAGCCAACAGCGAACTGGGTTTGGCATTGTCGCCCGACGAAATCGACTACCTGCTGGAAAACTACCAAGCCTTGCAGCGCAACCCAAGCGATGTCGAACTGATGATGTTCGCACAGGCCAACTCCGAACACTGCCGCCACAAAATCTTCAATGCCGACTTCATTTTAAACGGCGAAAAACAGCCCAAATCGCTGTTCGGCATGATTCGCGACACCCACAACGCCCACCCCGAAGGCACGATTGTGGCCTATAAAGACAACGCCTCCATCATCGAAGGCGCGAAAATCGAGCGTTTCTACCCGCGTGCGGACGAGCAGCAAGGCTACCGCTTCAGCGAAGAAGAAACGCATATTTTGATGAAAGTGGAAACCCACAACCATCCCACCGCCATCGCGCCTTTTGCAGGCGCGGCCACCGGTGCGGGCGGCGAAATCCGCGACGAAGGTGCCACCGGGCGCGGCGCGCGCCCGAAAGCAGGTTTAACCGGCTTTACCGTATCCAACCTCAATATTCCCGGCTTCAAACAACCGTGGGAAGGCGGCTACGGCAAGCCCGACCACATCAGCAGCCCGCTCGACATCATGATCGAAGGCCCCGTTGGCGGCGCGGCGTTCAACAACGAATTCGGCCGCCCCAACCTGTTGGGCTATTTCCGAACCTTTGAAGAAGAATTTGAAGGGCAAATGCGCGGCTACCACAAACCCATCATGATTGCCGGAGGCTTGGGCAACATTCAGGCAGGCCAAACCCATAAAGACCAAATCCCCGAAGGCGCGCTTTTGGTGCAACTCGGCGGCCCCGGCATGCTCATCGGTTTGGGTGGCGGTGCGGCTTCGTCTATGGATACCGGCAGCAACGCCGCCGATTTGGACTTCAACTCGGTACAGCGCGGCAACCCCGAAATCGAACGCCGCGCACAGGAAGTGATCGACCGCTGCTGGCAGTTGGGCGCAGGCAATCCGATTATCGCCATTCACGATGTCGGTGCAGGCGGCTTGTCGAACGCCTTTCCCGAATTGGTCAACGATGCAGGCCGCGGCGCAATATTCAAACTGCGCGACGTGCCGTTGGAAGAACACGGCCTAAGCCCGATGCAGATTTGGTGTAACGAAGCGCAAGAGCGTTATGTGTTGTCGATTTTGCCCGAACACTTAGACTTGTTCCGCGAAATCTGCGAGCGCGAACGCTGCCCGTTTGCCGTGGTCGGCACCGCCACCGACGACGGCCATCTGCAAGTGCGCGACGATTTGTACGGCAACAACCCCGTCGATTTGCCGCTGAACGTTTTGCTCGGCAAACCGCCCAAAACCACCCGCAGCGACAACACCGTAAGGCCGTCTGAAAAACCGTTTTCAGGTAGCCATATCGACTTGAAAGAAGCCGCCTACCGCGTGTTGCGCCTGCCCACCGTGGCCGCCAAAAACTTCCTGATTACCATCGGCGACCGCAGCGTCGGCGGCATGACCCACCGCGACCAAATGGTAGGGCGTTACCAAACCCCCGTAGCCGATGCCGCCGTCACCATGATGGGCTTCAACACCTACAAAGGCGAAACCATGGCCATGGGCGAAAAACCGACCGTCGCCCTCTTTGATGCGCCCGCTTCCGGCCGCATGGCCATCGGCGAAACGCTGACCAACCTCGCCGGCGTGAATATCGGCGACATCGGCAACATCAAACTTTCCGCCAACTGGATGGCCGCCTGCGGCAACACCGGTGAAGACGAAAAACTCTACCGCACCGTCGAAGCCGTGTCGCAAGCCTGTCAGGAACTGGGCATCAGCATTCCCGTGGGAAAAGATTCGCTGTCGATGAAAACCGTGTGGAAAGACAACGGCGCGCAAAAATCGGTAACTTCGCCGTTGAGCCTGATTATTACCGGCTTCGCACCGGTGCAGGACGTGCGCAAAACCGTTACGCCCAAATTGAAAAACACGGCAGACAGCATATTGCTGACCGTGGACTTGGGCTTCGGCAAAGCACGCATGGGCGGCTCGGCCTTAAGCCAAGTGTATAACGATATGGCAGGCGAAGCGCCGGATATCGAAGCAGGCCGTCTGAAAGCGTTTTACCAAGTGATTCAGCAGCTTGTGGCCGAAGATAAACTTTTGGCTTATCATGACCGCAGCGACGGCGGCCTGTTTGCTACGTTGGCGGAAATGGCATTTGCGGCACGTTGCGGCTTGGATGTACGGCTACCTGAAAACGCAGACGCACTCTCCGTACTGTTTAACGAGGAATTAGGCGCAGTGCTGCAAGTGCGCCGAGCCGATGTCGAAGCGATACAGCAAGCCTTTTCCGCCGCAGATTTGCTGGATGCGGTGTCCGAAATCGCCGTACCGAACAATACCGACATTCTGCACATCTCCAAAGATGGCGAAGTGATTTTCGACGAAAGCCGTCTGAAATTACAGCAAACCTGGCAAGAAACCAGCCATCAAATCCAACGCCTGCGCGACAACCCCGAATGTGCCGACAGCGAATTTGCCCTGTTGGCAGACAACCAACGCAGCGCGCTGTTTGCCGACCTGAAATTCGACCTTAAAGAAGACATCGCCGCGCCGTTTATCGTAAGCGGTGCCAAGCCGAAAATCGCCGTGTTGCGCGAACAAGGCGTGAACGGACAGGTGGAAATGGCCGCCGCCTTTACCCGCGCCGGCTTCGACGCTTACGACGTACACATGAGCGACTTGATGGCAGGCCGTGTGAAACTCGCCGACTTCCAAATGCTCACCGCGTGCGGCGGTTTCAGCTACGGCGACGTATTGGGTGCGGGCGCAGGCTGGGCGAAATCCATCCTGTTCCACCCCGAACTGCGCGACCAGTTCAGCGCCTTCTTCGAGCGCGGCGACACGCTCACTTTGGGTGTGTGCAACGGCTGCCAAATGGTGAGCAACTTGGCGGAAATCATCCCCGGCACGCAAGGCTGGCCGAAGTTCAAACGCAACCGAAGCGAACAGTTTGAAGCCCGCCTGAGCATGGTCAACGTGCCCAAATCGCCCTCGCTGATTCTGGCCGAAATGCAAGGCAGCCATCTCCCCGTAGTCGTGAGCCACGGCGAAGGCCGCGCCGATTTCGCCCATATCGGCGGCAAAATTTCAGACGGCCTCAACATCGCCCTGCAATATGTGGACGGCTTGGGCGCAGTTACCCAAACCTACCCGCTCAACCCCAACGGCTCGCCCCAAGGCATCGCAGGCGTCACCAACGCCGACGGCCGCGTCACCATCATGATGCCGCACCCCGAGCGCGTGTATCGCACCGCCCAAATGAGCTGGCACCCCGACGATTGGCAAGACAGCGAACTTTCCGGCTGGTACAGAATGTTTGCCGGCGCGCGCAAGGCTTTGGGTTAA
- a CDS encoding heme biosynthesis HemY N-terminal domain-containing protein, which produces MRGLIWIIVLFAVAVGLAIAAGSYSGNVYVVVEQTMMRVNLHAFIIGLIALVIVLYLLVRLIAGILNVPGRIQRFGTARKGRQASLALNNAGLAFFEGKFQKAEQEAAKVLANKEAGDNRTLALMLGAHAADQMDDMALRDRYLTDIQALPAKQQLSRHLLLAESALTRRDYTAAENHLAASTQINPTLTRLVRLQLRYAFDKGNALDVLDKSEKLVKAGAISDYESDQYHNWAYRRLLALVSDAGGLKACLKRIPEHLKAGELCVVIAEKYQRLGLYQQAVKWVEEYYPKTRQLELLEPFVESVRFLSDKEQRKAIDTADAWLKTHPDNAVLLMYLGQLAYDKKLWGKAQGYLEASIALNPEVPARLALAKVFEETEQPQKAELQRKLVLEAVARDEGENLLPVESR; this is translated from the coding sequence ATGAGAGGCTTAATCTGGATTATCGTTTTATTCGCCGTTGCCGTCGGCTTGGCGATTGCGGCGGGTTCTTACAGCGGCAACGTGTATGTGGTGGTTGAGCAAACCATGATGCGCGTTAACCTGCACGCATTTATTATCGGCTTGATTGCGCTGGTGATCGTACTGTATCTGCTGGTGCGCCTGATTGCCGGCATTCTCAACGTGCCCGGCCGCATCCAACGTTTTGGCACGGCACGTAAAGGCCGCCAAGCTTCTTTGGCGCTGAACAATGCCGGATTGGCGTTTTTTGAAGGCAAGTTTCAAAAAGCCGAACAGGAAGCGGCTAAGGTATTGGCCAATAAAGAAGCGGGCGACAACCGCACATTGGCCTTGATGCTGGGCGCACACGCCGCCGACCAGATGGACGACATGGCCTTGCGCGACCGCTATCTGACCGACATCCAAGCCTTACCTGCCAAACAGCAGCTTTCGCGCCATTTGCTGCTGGCAGAATCGGCACTTACCCGCCGCGACTACACGGCCGCAGAAAACCATCTTGCCGCCTCTACCCAAATCAATCCGACCTTAACGCGCTTGGTGCGTTTGCAGCTTCGCTACGCTTTCGACAAAGGCAATGCACTTGATGTGTTGGATAAGTCTGAAAAGCTGGTGAAAGCGGGCGCCATCAGCGATTACGAATCCGACCAATACCACAACTGGGCTTACCGCCGTTTGCTGGCCTTGGTTTCCGACGCGGGCGGCTTGAAAGCCTGCTTGAAACGCATTCCCGAGCATTTGAAAGCAGGAGAATTGTGCGTAGTCATCGCCGAAAAATATCAGCGTTTGGGCTTGTATCAGCAGGCGGTGAAGTGGGTGGAAGAATATTATCCGAAAACCCGCCAACTCGAACTGCTGGAGCCTTTCGTGGAAAGCGTGCGCTTTTTGAGCGACAAAGAGCAGCGCAAGGCAATTGATACTGCCGACGCTTGGCTGAAAACCCATCCCGACAATGCCGTTTTGTTGATGTATTTGGGCCAGCTTGCTTACGACAAAAAACTGTGGGGCAAAGCGCAAGGCTATTTGGAAGCCAGCATCGCCCTCAACCCCGAAGTGCCTGCACGTTTGGCTTTGGCCAAAGTGTTTGAAGAAACCGAGCAGCCGCAGAAAGCCGAATTGCAGCGCAAACTGGTTTTGGAAGCCGTTGCGCGCGATGAAGGCGAAAACCTGCTGCCCGTAGAAAGCCGTTAA
- the gloB gene encoding hydroxyacylglutathione hydrolase, producing MNIHPIPAFSDNYIWLIEHQGEAVCVDPGEADAVIAYLKQHRLSLSQIWITHHHNDHTGGIAALKQAFPECTVYGNLDIPTADINVDEGAKLSFGGNTVEVWATPGHTGTHLGYVLHFSDGLHVFCGDTLFSAGCGRVFTGTAAQLFASLQRYKSLPDETLFYPAHEYTAANLRFAAHIEPDNAHIQTALEEARNIPTLPVSLARERNINPFLRTDLCEIAARVRTLSGINSEDEVEIFAAMRELKNHF from the coding sequence ATGAATATCCACCCTATCCCCGCTTTTTCCGATAACTATATCTGGCTTATTGAACATCAGGGAGAAGCTGTGTGCGTTGATCCCGGCGAAGCCGATGCTGTGATAGCCTACCTCAAACAGCACCGCCTTTCGCTCTCTCAAATCTGGATTACCCATCATCACAACGACCACACCGGCGGCATTGCTGCGTTGAAGCAGGCGTTTCCCGAGTGCACGGTTTACGGCAATCTTGATATTCCGACTGCCGACATAAACGTCGATGAAGGCGCCAAACTAAGCTTCGGCGGCAACACGGTTGAAGTATGGGCGACGCCCGGGCACACCGGCACCCATCTCGGCTATGTGCTGCATTTTTCAGACGGCCTTCATGTGTTTTGCGGAGACACTTTATTTTCAGCAGGCTGCGGCCGTGTCTTCACCGGCACCGCGGCGCAACTTTTTGCTTCTCTGCAACGGTACAAAAGCCTGCCTGACGAAACACTGTTTTATCCGGCACACGAATACACGGCTGCAAACTTGCGCTTTGCCGCCCACATCGAACCGGATAATGCCCATATTCAGACGGCACTTGAGGAAGCCCGCAATATTCCCACGCTGCCGGTGAGCCTTGCTCGGGAACGGAATATCAATCCTTTTTTACGAACCGACCTCTGCGAAATAGCCGCGCGGGTTCGTACTCTCAGCGGAATAAACAGTGAAGATGAAGTTGAGATATTCGCTGCAATGAGGGAATTGAAAAACCATTTTTGA
- the nhaA gene encoding Na+/H+ antiporter NhaA — protein sequence MKDKLTHFFSSEPAAGIVLMIAAVLGIIVANSPASEHYFSMLGAYVAGLSISHWINDGLMAVFFLFVGLEVKRELLQGELNTNAKRILPGLAALGGLMMPALFYVLFNSGNPETLKGWAVPAATDIAFALGVLALLGSRVPVSLKIFLTALAIMDDLAVIVIIALFYSSSISFVYLALAAATLVALFSLNKKGILKSLPYLLLGLLLWFFVLKSGLHATLAGVLLAFAIPLRVQDSIQEAPLLKWEHALENPVAFFVVPVFGFANAGVSFAGLDSSVLFNPVVVGIFAGLFLGKQLGIFGVVWVTVKLGWTQLPEGASWLQVYGVALLCGIGFTMSLFISLLAFVDPAIQDYSKVGVFLGSLFAGVSGYLVLKFAPFERIKIKY from the coding sequence GTGAAGGATAAATTAACTCATTTTTTCAGTTCGGAACCCGCGGCAGGTATCGTATTGATGATTGCGGCGGTGCTCGGCATCATCGTGGCGAATTCGCCCGCTTCGGAACATTATTTCAGCATGCTCGGCGCTTATGTTGCCGGCTTGAGCATTTCGCATTGGATTAACGACGGTTTGATGGCAGTGTTTTTCCTGTTTGTCGGCTTGGAAGTGAAACGCGAATTGTTGCAGGGCGAATTGAATACCAACGCCAAGCGGATATTGCCCGGCTTGGCCGCGTTGGGCGGTTTGATGATGCCCGCGCTGTTTTATGTTTTGTTTAACAGCGGCAACCCCGAAACATTGAAAGGTTGGGCCGTGCCCGCCGCCACCGATATCGCTTTTGCGCTGGGCGTGTTGGCCTTGTTGGGCAGCCGCGTGCCGGTGTCTTTGAAAATTTTTCTGACGGCGCTGGCGATTATGGACGACTTGGCCGTTATTGTGATTATTGCCCTGTTTTACAGCAGCAGCATCAGTTTCGTTTATCTGGCTTTGGCCGCCGCAACTTTGGTCGCTCTGTTTTCCTTGAATAAAAAAGGCATATTGAAAAGCCTTCCGTATCTGCTGTTGGGCTTGTTGCTGTGGTTTTTCGTTTTGAAATCCGGTCTCCATGCCACGCTTGCGGGCGTGTTGCTGGCTTTTGCCATTCCTCTGCGGGTGCAGGATTCTATTCAGGAAGCGCCGCTGCTCAAGTGGGAGCACGCTTTGGAAAATCCGGTGGCGTTTTTCGTGGTGCCGGTGTTCGGCTTTGCCAATGCAGGCGTATCTTTTGCGGGCTTGGACAGCTCGGTACTTTTCAACCCCGTGGTAGTAGGCATTTTTGCCGGTTTGTTTTTGGGTAAACAGTTGGGCATTTTCGGCGTGGTTTGGGTAACGGTGAAACTCGGCTGGACCCAACTGCCGGAAGGGGCAAGCTGGTTGCAGGTGTATGGCGTGGCGCTGTTGTGCGGCATCGGTTTTACCATGAGCCTGTTTATCAGCCTGCTGGCGTTTGTTGACCCCGCCATACAGGATTACAGCAAAGTAGGTGTGTTTTTAGGCTCGCTGTTTGCGGGCGTTTCGGGTTATCTCGTGTTGAAATTCGCACCGTTTGAGAGAATTAAAATCAAGTATTAA
- the recR gene encoding recombination mediator RecR — protein MPKNPDAFTRLINALKILPNVGPKSAQRMAYQLLQHSRDGAQELADALQHALKQVHHCARCNTFCEGELCDICADPERDPRRLMIVHMPADVSGMEAANCHDGLYFVLMGQVNPAQGMDLSHIALDKLVERLQNSEVEEIIIATNFTAEGDATAYVLSELFKNLSYKVSRLARGIPLGGELEYIDAGTLAQAVYERRLLKE, from the coding sequence ATGCCTAAAAATCCCGATGCTTTTACCCGATTAATCAACGCGCTGAAAATTCTGCCCAATGTCGGCCCCAAATCTGCACAGCGCATGGCTTACCAATTATTGCAGCACAGCCGCGACGGTGCGCAGGAATTGGCAGATGCGCTACAACACGCGTTGAAGCAGGTGCATCATTGCGCGCGCTGCAATACGTTTTGCGAAGGTGAGTTGTGCGACATCTGCGCCGACCCCGAACGCGACCCACGCCGCCTGATGATTGTACACATGCCTGCCGATGTGTCGGGCATGGAAGCGGCCAACTGCCACGACGGCTTGTATTTTGTGCTGATGGGGCAGGTTAATCCGGCGCAGGGCATGGATTTGAGCCATATCGCTTTAGACAAACTGGTCGAGCGGCTGCAAAACAGCGAAGTGGAAGAAATCATCATTGCTACCAATTTCACCGCAGAAGGTGATGCCACGGCTTATGTGCTGTCGGAACTGTTTAAAAACCTTTCTTATAAGGTCAGCCGTTTGGCGCGCGGCATTCCGTTGGGCGGCGAGCTTGAATACATAGATGCCGGCACTTTGGCGCAGGCGGTTTATGAACGGCGTTTGCTCAAAGAATGA
- the hemE gene encoding uroporphyrinogen decarboxylase, whose protein sequence is MTPLKNDTFLRALLKQPVEYTPIWMMRQAGRYLPEYKATRARAGSFLDLCKNTELATEVTIQPLERFDLDAAILFSDILTVPDAMGLGLYFAEGEGPKFERALQHEADIAKLEVPDMGKLQYVFDAVTSIRQALDGRVPLIGFSGSPFTLACYMVEGGSSKEFRTIKTMMYSRPDLLHKILDVNAQAVTAYLNAQIDAGAQAVQIFDTWGGVLSDAAFEAFSLHYMKQIVGGLKRESEGRRVPVIVFTKGGGLWLEKMADTGADALGLDWTCNIGEARKRVGDKVALQGNFDPFALFGTPESIRAEAARILEAYGNGSGHVFNLGHGINQHADPEHAKLLVDTVHELSRQYHR, encoded by the coding sequence ATGACTCCTTTGAAAAACGACACCTTTTTGCGTGCCTTGCTTAAGCAACCCGTTGAATACACACCAATTTGGATGATGCGCCAAGCAGGCCGCTATCTGCCCGAATACAAAGCCACCCGCGCCCGCGCAGGCAGTTTTCTAGATTTGTGCAAAAACACTGAGCTGGCCACCGAAGTGACCATTCAGCCGCTGGAACGTTTCGATTTGGACGCGGCAATTCTGTTTTCCGACATCTTAACCGTGCCCGATGCGATGGGTTTGGGCTTGTATTTTGCCGAAGGCGAAGGCCCAAAATTCGAGCGTGCTTTGCAGCATGAAGCCGACATCGCCAAGCTGGAAGTGCCGGACATGGGCAAGCTGCAATATGTGTTTGATGCCGTTACGTCTATCCGCCAAGCCTTAGACGGCCGCGTGCCTTTAATCGGTTTTTCCGGCAGCCCGTTCACGCTCGCCTGCTATATGGTGGAAGGCGGCAGCAGCAAGGAATTCCGCACCATCAAAACCATGATGTATTCGCGCCCCGACTTGCTGCACAAGATTTTGGATGTCAACGCCCAAGCCGTAACCGCATATTTAAATGCGCAAATCGATGCGGGTGCGCAGGCGGTGCAGATTTTCGATACATGGGGCGGCGTGTTGAGCGATGCGGCGTTTGAAGCATTCAGCCTGCATTATATGAAGCAGATTGTCGGCGGTTTGAAACGCGAAAGCGAAGGCCGCCGCGTGCCGGTAATTGTGTTTACCAAAGGCGGCGGTTTGTGGCTGGAAAAAATGGCCGACACCGGTGCCGACGCCCTCGGCTTGGATTGGACGTGCAACATCGGCGAAGCCCGCAAGCGCGTAGGGGATAAAGTGGCGCTGCAAGGCAATTTCGACCCGTTCGCCCTGTTCGGCACGCCGGAGAGCATCCGTGCCGAAGCCGCCCGCATTCTGGAAGCATACGGTAACGGCAGCGGCCATGTGTTCAACCTCGGCCACGGCATCAACCAACATGCCGACCCCGAACACGCTAAATTGCTGGTGGACACGGTGCACGAATTGTCTCGACAGTATCACCGTTAA